In Clostridium sp. DL-VIII, the following proteins share a genomic window:
- a CDS encoding GHKL domain-containing protein, which yields MLIHFVINFLDTFNIIYLWAIFAKKNNIILKLIGSTLTASVLMTITERLGIHFIVTYIIIILALKIFFERDLKDAILGFFFTAFIMMIFQLMLLTIMNEFISDDNIKGIITELIMLTSILVYSRMNISKKISYKKINSNILIYFISTFSIYASVIKTMWNYDDSIVVNNLLFIVLILSILGISQTVIYFNIVKGIKEREELRLSNEYNAVINEIVQEIKQRQHDFNNYKNTIKGIIEVVDEEKIKQTITDYIKDEDMNDNHINDLVYIDNVIIRSIVYNNLVKAKKFNVNLKYIIENDVLDDTLRYHDISNLLSNLLNNAFDEVTKDECVDKDIEVKIFKEKNISHLIIKNKVANSNNLNLNEIFTRGYSTKDKGTRGYGLYNVQQIVNANKGYIKLNVENEELIFDIYFNKSSG from the coding sequence ATGTTAATACATTTTGTCATAAATTTCTTAGATACATTTAACATAATTTATTTATGGGCGATCTTTGCCAAAAAGAATAATATTATTTTAAAACTTATAGGAAGTACATTGACTGCATCTGTGCTTATGACTATTACAGAAAGATTAGGAATTCATTTTATTGTTACTTATATAATAATTATTTTAGCATTAAAGATTTTTTTTGAAAGAGACTTAAAAGATGCTATATTAGGTTTTTTCTTTACAGCATTTATTATGATGATATTTCAATTAATGCTATTAACAATTATGAATGAATTTATTAGTGATGATAATATTAAAGGTATAATTACAGAACTGATAATGTTAACAAGTATATTAGTATATTCAAGAATGAATATAAGTAAAAAAATTTCGTATAAAAAGATAAATAGTAATATATTAATTTATTTTATTTCGACTTTTAGTATATATGCTAGTGTTATTAAAACTATGTGGAATTATGATGATAGTATAGTTGTTAATAATTTACTTTTTATAGTATTAATATTAAGTATATTAGGGATATCTCAAACAGTAATATACTTTAATATTGTTAAAGGAATAAAGGAAAGAGAAGAACTAAGGCTTTCAAATGAATATAATGCTGTTATTAATGAAATAGTTCAAGAAATAAAACAAAGACAACATGATTTTAATAATTACAAAAATACAATAAAAGGAATAATAGAGGTCGTAGATGAAGAAAAAATAAAACAAACAATTACTGATTACATAAAAGATGAAGATATGAATGATAATCATATAAATGATTTAGTGTATATTGATAATGTTATTATAAGATCTATAGTATATAATAATCTGGTTAAGGCAAAGAAATTTAATGTTAATCTTAAATATATAATTGAGAACGATGTTTTAGATGATACATTAAGGTATCACGATATATCAAATCTGTTAAGCAATTTATTAAATAATGCTTTTGATGAAGTTACAAAAGATGAGTGTGTTGATAAGGATATTGAAGTGAAAATATTTAAAGAAAAAAATATATCTCATTTAATTATTAAAAATAAAGTTGCTAATAGCAATAATCTTAATTTAAATGAGATATTTACAAGGGGATATTCAACTAAAGATAAAGGTACAAGAGGTTATGGTTTGTACAATGTACAGCAAATAGTTAACGCTAACAAAGGATACATAAAATTAAATGTAGAAAATGAAGAATTAATTTTTGATATCTACTTTAATAAATCTTCTGGATAA
- a CDS encoding accessory gene regulator B family protein, whose translation MIKSLSIKISQHLGERNSSLTKKDILKIQYVLEVIFGDLSKLLIIFLIFLKFHELKLFFLIYIILLTTRSFLGGLHCKTFNSCLIWSTLYFVTVLLFSNLVPYLKNSFYISSFVLFFIIALVYAPCPNEKRPMQNDKILKTLSLISISFWGILFFKSNNIQICNCIFISLFVQISQVIFINLKGVVFNGKIYKHFFSHIT comes from the coding sequence ATGATAAAATCGTTATCTATTAAGATATCACAGCACTTAGGTGAAAGAAATTCTTCGTTAACCAAAAAGGATATATTAAAAATTCAATATGTTTTAGAAGTGATTTTTGGAGATTTATCTAAATTACTGATTATATTTTTAATATTCCTTAAATTTCATGAATTAAAGTTATTTTTTCTAATATATATTATTTTACTTACAACACGCTCCTTTCTAGGAGGACTACATTGTAAAACTTTTAATTCATGTTTAATATGGAGTACATTATACTTCGTTACTGTATTATTATTTAGTAACTTAGTTCCATATTTAAAAAATAGCTTTTACATATCTTCATTTGTATTGTTTTTTATTATTGCTTTAGTTTATGCTCCTTGTCCTAATGAAAAACGACCAATGCAAAATGATAAGATATTAAAAACATTATCTTTAATATCTATTAGTTTTTGGGGAATATTATTTTTCAAATCTAATAATATTCAAATATGTAATTGTATATTTATAAGTTTATTTGTACAAATTTCTCAGGTGATTTTTATTAATTTAAAAGGAGTTGTTTTTAATGGAAAGATCTATAAACATTTTTTCAGCCATATTACTTAA
- a CDS encoding MFS transporter, with amino-acid sequence MFLKKSKDKLWTPVFFILWQSQLVSILGDAAYSIALGFWVLEVTGSTGLMGALMAVSTLPGVLVSPFAGVLVDRYKRKKLLILMDMIRGSSVLIISIAAFNNKISVWEVFLAGIILSICGAVFRPCVNSSVPDVVPNSRLENANSMLAIVNTGANMVGNVAGGFLFQIVGAPFLFLFNGLSYFFSGISIFFISIPRVERKSEQNFLKDMRDGFSFMWKLKGLRYILFMAAALNFFSYISMVLFLPLFQETPYLGAGKYGIAMACVMGGAMIGFLFLSAISIPPARRLKMFIISIVVYNSSLIIAVNQSFFSIMMIFLVLGGFFNSIVNVILISTAQAATPQEMRGKVMAFMSMTSEGLTPIAMALGGVLADFISIRIIMSASFVVIIAIVVPFIFIKSFKRFISYDYEKNSLTNLIQDQNLINEEA; translated from the coding sequence ATGTTTCTAAAGAAGAGTAAAGATAAACTTTGGACACCGGTTTTTTTTATTTTATGGCAAAGTCAACTTGTTTCTATATTGGGGGATGCAGCATATAGTATAGCGTTAGGATTCTGGGTACTTGAAGTTACAGGTTCTACTGGATTAATGGGCGCACTTATGGCTGTATCGACATTACCTGGAGTTTTGGTATCGCCATTTGCTGGGGTATTGGTCGATCGTTATAAAAGAAAAAAATTACTAATATTGATGGACATGATTAGAGGATCAAGTGTACTGATTATCTCAATAGCTGCTTTTAATAACAAGATATCAGTTTGGGAGGTTTTTTTGGCAGGAATTATATTAAGTATTTGTGGAGCGGTATTTAGGCCATGTGTTAATTCTTCCGTTCCTGATGTTGTGCCTAATTCAAGATTGGAAAATGCAAATTCCATGCTGGCAATTGTGAATACTGGGGCAAATATGGTAGGAAATGTAGCTGGAGGATTTCTTTTTCAGATAGTTGGTGCTCCATTTCTATTCTTGTTTAATGGACTATCATATTTCTTTTCTGGAATTTCAATATTTTTCATAAGTATTCCAAGGGTAGAAAGAAAGAGTGAGCAGAATTTTTTAAAGGATATGAGAGATGGTTTTTCCTTCATGTGGAAACTTAAAGGATTAAGATACATATTATTTATGGCTGCGGCCCTAAACTTTTTTTCATATATTTCAATGGTTCTTTTCTTACCGTTATTTCAGGAAACTCCATATCTTGGAGCTGGGAAATATGGAATTGCAATGGCGTGTGTTATGGGAGGAGCAATGATTGGATTCTTATTCTTGTCTGCTATTTCTATTCCCCCTGCTAGAAGGCTAAAAATGTTTATAATTTCAATTGTGGTGTATAATTCAAGTCTTATTATTGCAGTAAATCAGTCTTTTTTTTCAATTATGATGATATTTTTAGTCTTGGGTGGATTTTTTAATTCAATTGTAAATGTTATTTTAATATCTACAGCACAAGCTGCAACGCCTCAGGAAATGAGAGGAAAGGTAATGGCATTTATGAGCATGACTAGTGAGGGACTTACTCCTATAGCTATGGCTCTTGGTGGTGTTCTGGCTGATTTTATTTCAATAAGGATTATCATGTCTGCTTCTTTTGTTGTAATAATTGCCATAGTTGTTCCATTTATTTTTATAAAATCCTTCAAAAGGTTTATAAGCTATGACTATGAAAAAAACAGTCTAACGAATTTAATTCAAGATCAGAATTTAATTAATGAAGAGGCGTAA